The Bacillota bacterium genome includes the window CGCCCCGTGCTGACGAAGAAGGTTGGCTACATCAGTGTAATGATTATGCTCTGCCCAATATAGGGCTGTCCTGCCCCCATCATCTTTTACGTTGACATCAGCCCTGGCGGCCAGCAAGGCTTTCACCACGTCGAGGTTTCCTGTTCTTGCTGCATTATTTAAGGCTCTATAACCATTTTCGTCTACCGCGTTGGGATCGGCACCGGCTGCTAAAAGGCTTTTAACTTTTTCAACATTCTCAGCTATGATATATTCATTTAAATCTTGATCCAGTGCGTGGTTATACTGTTTTTGGCCACTTGACGCAACAGACTCGCTGGTCGGAGGCCATACTTGGCGTCCGCTTTGATCAATGTAGTTATATTTACCGTCGACTTCCACCATGATCAGATCTCCAGTCTTACTAAACACTAAATCGTACTTTGGTTGAATAATCATCTGGCCGCTTTTATCAATCATCCCATATTGACCTCCGACCTCCACGCTCGCCAGGCCATCTCGAAACCCAAAAGTATATTCGTATTGCGGCTGGATAACCATCTTCCCCGTCTTGTCAATGAATCCGTACTTGTTATCAACTTTTACCGCCGCCAGGCCCTCGGAAAAGTACTTCTACACCGTAATTCTGCATCCTAATCAGGGTTTTCAATTCCTGTCCTGAGGCCACATCCCACAATTTGACGTTACCATCACTGCTGCCCGCAGCAATGGTTTTTCTATCCGGAGAAAAGGCTATTGAAGAAATCCGGTCATTGTGTCCTATCAGCCTCTTTAATTCACTTCCACTGGTCACATCCCAAAGTATGACACAACTGTAGTAGTTCGATAGCGTGGCCAGGGTTCTGCCATCCGGAAAGAATGTAATCGCAC containing:
- a CDS encoding ankyrin repeat domain-containing protein, with the translated sequence MVIQPQYEYTFGFRDGLASVEVGGQYGMIDKSGQMIIQPKYDLVFSKTGDLIMVEVDGKYNYIDQSGRQVWPPTSESVASSGQKQYNHALDQDLNEYIIAENVEKVKSLLAAGADPNAVDENGYRALNNAARTGNLDVVKALLAARADVNVKDDGGRTALYWAEHNHYTDVANLLRQHGATE